One window of Nymphaea colorata isolate Beijing-Zhang1983 chromosome 1, ASM883128v2, whole genome shotgun sequence genomic DNA carries:
- the LOC116246417 gene encoding pentatricopeptide repeat-containing protein At4g21065-like, translated as MRRKGRLPDSFTFPFALKVSADLFDSRKGQEIHCLALKTGHASAFYLQTNLALFYASCGEMKSAHQVFEEMPKSDAIAWNVMITGCLRSGCFVEAVNLYSRMKLEGCRADGHTLVSIGSACANIGAIGFGKYVHGYACKLGLTVVVPLLNALVDMYGKCGCLVDAHALFDEVSERTLVSWSIMMNVYAIQGRASDVFDAFSGMKKQGFSPDEIVFTSVLCACSHAGLLEEGKRWFRDMTEIYGISPTIQHYGCMVDLLGRAGRLKEAYELIQRMPVKPDAAIWRALAAACLVSGELDLAEDAAKHLIELNSSPDGGDFVLLSNVYARLGRWEDVAWARKGMELNVGHKTASCSYIELNNIVHGFLSGNVSNPESHMITDMLSQMAEKVLSETL; from the coding sequence ATGAGGCGTAAAGGCCGACTGCCCGACTCTTTCACATTCCCCTTTGCTCTCAAAGTCTCTGCTGACCTGTTCGACTCGAGAAAGGGTCAAGAAATCCATTGCCTTGCTCTGAAGACGGGCCATGCCTCAGCCTTTTACCTTCAGACAAATCTTGCTTTGTTTTACGCGAGTTGTGGGGAGATGAAATCTGCACATCAAGTATTTGAGGAAATGCCTAAGAGTGACGCCATCGCATGGAATGTCATGATAACTGGTTGTTTGCGAAGTGGGTGCTTCGTAGAGGCAGTGAACTTATACAGTCGTATGAAATTGGAGGGGTGTCGGGCGGATGGGCACACTCTTGTGAGCATCGGTTCTGCTTGTGCTAATATCGGTGCTATCGGCTTTGGAAAATATGTTCACGGATATGCCTGTAAGCTTGGGCTCACGGTGGTGGTTCCTCTTCTCAATGCGTTGGTTGACATGTATGGTAAGTGCGGTTGTTTAGTGGATGCACACGCCTTGTTCGATGAGGTGTCCGAGAGAACGTTGGTGTCGTGGAGCATCATGATGAATGTCTATGCTATTCAAGGCCGTGCAAGTGATGTGTTTGATGCTTTTTCGGGCATGAAGAAGCAGGGTTTCTCGCCGGATGAGATAGTTTTCACTAGCGTGTTGTGTGCGTGCAGTCATGCGGGCTTGTTGGAGGAAGGCAAAAGGTGGTTTAGAGATATGACTGAAATTTATGGTATCTCTCCAACAATCCAACACTATGGGTGCATGGTAGACCTGCTTGGGAGAGCAGGGCGCTTGAAAGAGGCTTATGAGCTAATTCAAAGGATGCCCGTGAAGCCTGACGCTGCTATATGGCGTGCATTGGCTGCGGCTTGCTTGGTGAGTGGTGAGCTTGACCTGGCCGAGGATGCAGCAAAGCACTTGATTGAGTTGAACTCCAGTCCTGATGGAGGCGACTTCGTGCTGCTCTCTAATGTGTATGCCAGATTGGGTAGATGGGAAGATGTAGCTTGGGCAAGAAAAGGGATGGAACTCAATGTGGGACACAAAACAGCTAGCTGCAGTTATATTGAGTTGAACAACATTGTTCACGGGTTTCTTTCAGGAAATGTGTCAAACCCAGAGTCTCATATGATTACAGACATGTTATCTCAAATGGCGGAGAAAGTTCTGTCTGAAACATTGTAA
- the LOC116259942 gene encoding probable apyrase 6 — MDFSTLQSRISSAPYIPPHRTQIHPRIHPFSSLNSKPASNTFFTREKCWIFLALLILVTFVVYLFSIARGVHFSSKFTAGRAKGYGIIIDAGDSGSRVHVFEFLTDGDIPFVSFNGKGSDSVKSREGLSAYASDPKNAGGSLVSLLQFAKKKIPVKEWATTKLQLMVTTGLEKVDPEGKRVILESCRQVLRSSGFLFKDEWAAVTTGRDEGIYAWVAANYALGTLGGDPWKTIGVVELGGTSLQVTFVPREPPPLEFSRVVKLGGTTYNLYSHSLLHFGQDAVWALLHEAHNSVLKFSSGSGKDTLMNPCIPRGYFHSSDVPLSSNSRSVSAKKLLEFPTGNFSACVSDTLMLLGKVTGKCMKPPCRTGSIVIPEFQGKYFSAQDFFYTSKFFGLVPRASLSELVSAGHHYCEEDWNKLKNEHSGMDEEDLLQFCFSSAYVVALLHNGLGIPMDVKRIGFANQAGNVPLDWTLGAFIQQIAMEAEPGPEIPIWAMGKDSFTFFTFFVIFFLAVIFAFFISKWQKPQVKTVYDLEKGRYIITRIPR; from the exons ATGGATTTCTCTACCCTCCAGTCAAGGATTTCGTCAGCGCCATACATTCCACCTCACAGGACGCAGATCCATCCTAGGATCCATCCGTTCTCCTCGCTGAATTCGAAGCCGGCGAGCAATACCTTTTTTACTCGCGAGAAGTGTTGGATCTTTCTTGCCCTTCTCATTCTTGTAACGTTCGTCGTTTACCTGTTCTCCATTGCCAGAGGAGTTCACTTCTCTTCGAAATTCACTGCTGGAAGAGCCAAGGGCTATGGAATTATTATTGATGCTGGGGATTCGGGTTCCAGGGTCCACGTATTTGAGTTTCTCACCGATGGGGATATTCCCTTTGTTAGTTTCAACGGGAAAGGTTCTGACTCTGTGAAGTCTAGGGAAGGGTTGTCTGCATACGCATCTGACCCCAAAAATGCTGGAGGCTCCCTTGTGAGCCTTTTGCAATTTGCCAAGAAGAAGATACCTGTAAAAGAATGGGCGACTACGAAGTTGCAACTGATGGTCACAACGGGCTTGGAAAAGGTGGACCCAGAAGGGAAGAGAGTCATCTTGGAATCATGCCGACAGGTTCTGAGATCATCAGGCTTCCTGTTTAAGGACGAGTGGGCAGCTGTAACCACAG GCAGAGATGAGGGTATTTATGCTTGGGTTGCTGCAAATTATGCTCTTGGTACTTTGGGAGGTGATCCTTGGAAGACCATTGGTGTAGTTGAACTTGGTGGCACTTCTTTGCAG GTTACTTTTGTTCCAAGGGAGCCACCTCCCTTAGAATTTTCTCGGGTTGTTAAACTGGGAGGAACTACCTATAATCTCTATAGTCATAGCTTACTTCATTTTGGCCAG GATGCAGTTTGGGCATTGTTGCATGAAGCTCACAATTCAGTCCTGAAATTTT CATCTGGTTCTGGTAAAGACACTTTAATGAATCCATGTATTCCAAGAGGATATTTTCACAGTTCAGATGTTCCCctctcatcaaattcaagatctGTGTCTGCCAAGAAACTTTTGGAGTTTCCAACAGGGAACTTTTCAGCTTGTGTATCTGACACTTTGATGCTATTGGGAAAGGTGACAG GTAAGTGCATGAAGCCACCTTGCAGAACAGGTTCCATTGTCATTCCAGAGTTTCAAGGCAAATATTTTTCTGCACAGGACTTCTTCTACACTTCTAAG ttttttGGGCTTGTCCCGAGGGCATCACTTTCAGAGTTGGTGTCTGCTGGACATCATTATTGCGAAGAAGATTGgaataaattgaaaaatgaacatTCTGGTATGGACGAAGAAGATCTGTTGCAGTTTTGTTTCTCATCTGCATATGTTGTTGCCTTGCTACACAATGGCCTTGGAATTCCCATGGATGTCAAGAG GATTGGATTTGCAAATCAGGCAGGAAATGTACCTCTTGACTGGACGCTTGGGGCATTTATCCAGCAAATAGCCATGGAAGCTGAACCTGGTCCTGAAATCCCAATTTGGGCTATGGGCAAGGATTCTTTTACgttcttcacattttttgtaatattctTTCTGGCagttatttttgcatttttcatatCAAAATGGCAGAAGCCACAAGTGAAGACTGTATACGACTTGGAGAAAGGACGATACATAATCACAAGAATCCCCAGGTGA
- the LOC116250460 gene encoding transcription factor MYB60, with protein sequence MGRPPCCDKVGIKKGPWTPEEDVILVSYIQEHGPGNWRSVPTNTGLMRCSKSCRLRWTNYLRPGIKRGNFTPHEEGMIIHLQALLGNRWAAIASYLPQRTDNDIKNYWNTHLKKKIKKFQAALDIHTGSGISNSQLISQNSNQRSRSEGDRMNSDSRLCQSSTYASSTENISRLLEGWLRSSPKSPRKPPVQQVASDATAAATAIGACSQPKSEQFQGELMSQEELDSLLAFENVSCLTHEKSSSDCSMNESKQRIEGHPPLSMLEKWLLEEAAGQEEDIIKIPEVCHPDALF encoded by the exons atgggAAGACCGCCCTGCTGCGATAAGGTTGGGATCAAGAAGGGACCATGGACGCCTGAAGAAGATGTCATACTGGTTTCATACATACAAGAACATGGCCCTGGAAACTGGAGATCGGTGCCCACCAACACtg GTCTGATGCGATGCAGTAAAAGCTGTAGACTCCGATGGACTAATTACCTGAGACCAGGAATCAAACGTGGGAATTTTACTCCGCACGAAGAAGGCATGATTATCCACCTTCAGGCCTTGTTAGGAAACAG ATGGGCTGCCATTGCTTCATACCTTCCCCAAAGGACCGATAATGATATCAAGAATTACTGGAATACCcatttgaagaagaagattaaAAAATTCCAAGCAGCACTGGACATTCATACGGGATCTGGCATAAGCAACTCGCAGCTCATTAGTCAGAACAGCAACCAGAGATCAAGGTCAGAAGGCGATCGTATGAACTCAGATTCCAGGCTATGTCAGAGTTCGACCTATGCGTCAAGCACGGAGAACATATCACGACTTCTTGAAGGTTGGTTAAGGTCTTCCCCCAAGTCGCCTCGCAAACCGCCAGTCCAACAGGTTGCTAGTGATGCCACCGCCGCTGCTACTGCTATCGGTGCATGCAGTCAACCTAAGTCTGAGCAATTTCAAGGAGAGCTCATGTCGCAGGAAGAGCTAGACTCTCTACTCGCCTTCGAGAATGTCAGCTGCCTTACGCACGAAAAATCTTCCTCCGATTGCTCCATGAACGAAAGCAAACAAAGAATTGAGGGCCACCCACCTCTCTCCATGTTAGAGAAATGGCTTCTAGAAGAGGCAGCAGGACAAGAGGAAGACATCATCAAGATCCCAGAAGTTTGTCACCCGGACGCATTGTTCTGA